A single region of the Phalacrocorax carbo chromosome 4, bPhaCar2.1, whole genome shotgun sequence genome encodes:
- the LOC104050432 gene encoding toll-like receptor 6, with protein MGPRTNVYVFACVFTFMLWNSIQATVENEFIANYSSSLLTNIPNNIPVHTRVLDLSHNRISGLSISEFISLSDLQVLNLSHNLITELDFSAFIFNEHLEYLDLSHNSILKVYCQTLPYLRHLDLSFNKFTVLPICQEFGNMFRLEYLGLSATMMRRSDFRYIIPLQLHTVFLTLEDFSLYEPQSLTALNTRSLHIVFAANQNFSFYLLYDGMSTSETVKIVNLRYSLSYKDFPSPTLTLLKKIKTTALMLDTVDLQWPIILQIFLFIWYSPVEHLTVRHLTFRGPLRELNEYEFLLLLSSLEQLMSVGGQMKALTLEHVRNKVYYFNQEILYRHFSEMNIASLTIYDAYMPHMLCPNRTSSFQYLNFSHNALTDELFHNCGTLTDLKSLVLRRNKFESLSKVSFMTSRMKLLKYLDMSNNLLSHAAADVQCQWAESLTELDLSSNQLTDSVFECLPVNIKKLDLQNNQITSVAKGMAELKSLKELNLASNRLADLPGCSGFTSLEFLNIEMNLILTPSADFFQSCPRVKELQAGHNPFKCSCELQDFIRLERQSGRKLFGWPAAYTCEYPEDLQGTQLKDFHLTELACNTMLLLVTALLLTLVLVGVVAFLCIYLDVLWYVQMTWQWTQTKRRAWHNHPEEQERVLRFHAFISYSERDSLWVKNELIPNLEKGEGGIQLCQHERNFIPGKSIVENIINCIEKSYKSIFVLSPNFVQSEWCHYELYFAHHKLFSENSNSLILILLAPIPSYVIPARYHKLKALMAKRTYLEWPKERSKHALFWANLRAAISINLPISFEANEEQNHITSTGSVSQYVNN; from the coding sequence ATGGGACCCCGTACAAATGTCTATGTCTTTGCTTGTGTCTTTACATTCATGCTATGGAATAGTATCCAGGCAACTgtggaaaatgaatttattgCAAATTACTCAAGCAGTTTGCTAACTAACATTCCAAACAACATTCCAGTCCATACTCGTGTATTAGATTTATCACATAATAGGATCTCTGGACTCAGTATCTCAgagtttatttctctttctgaccTTCAAGTATTAAATCTTTCTCATAACCTAATTACAGAGCTTGACTTCAGTgccttcatttttaatgaacatttAGAATACTTAGATTTATCTCATAATAGCATTTTGAAAGTTTACTGTCAAACTCTTCCATATCTTAGACATTTAGATCTTTCTTTCAATAAGTTTACTGTCCTGCCCATCTGTCAGGAATTTGGGAACATGTTTCGTTTGGAGTATCTAGGATTAAGTGCCACAATGATGCGAAGGTCAGACTTCAGGTATATTATACCTTTGCAGCTTCACACAGTCTTCCTAACCTTAGAAGACTTTTCTCTGTATGAGCCTCAGAGTCTGACAGCCTTGAATACAAGGAGCCTCCATATTGTATTTGCAGCAAACCAAAACTTCAGTTTTTACCTCCTGTATGATGGAATGAGCACTTcagaaactgtaaaaatagttAACTTAAGATATAGCTTGAGCTACAAGGATTTCCCCTCTCCTACTTTAACGCTTCTGAAGAAAATCAAGACAACAGCTCTAATGCTTGACACTGTGGATTTACAATGGCCTATAATTTTGCaaattttcctgtttatttggTATTCACCTGTGGAGCATTTGACTGTGAGACATTTGACTTTTCGGGGTCCACTGCGGGAGCTGAATGAGTATGAATTTCTACTATTATTAAGCTCTCTGGAACAATTAATGTCTGTGGGTGGCCAAATGAAAGCGCTAACTTTGGAGCATGTTCGTAACAAAGTCTATTATTTCAACCAGGAGATTCTATACAGACATTTTTCAGAGATGAATATTGCCAGTTTGACAATATATGATGCATATATGCCACACATGCTTTGCCCCAATAGGACAAGctcatttcagtatttaaatttttctcaCAATGCTCTGACAGATGAATTGTTCCACAATTGTGGCACTCTGACAGATCTGAAATCGCTTGTTTTGAGGAGGAATAAATTTGAGAGCCTTTCCAAGGTAAGCTTCATGACCAGCCGTATGAAATTGCTGAAATATTTGGACATGAGCAACAACTTGCTGAGTCACGCTGCAGCTGATGTGCAATGCCAGTGGGCTGAGTCTCTGACAGAGTTGGACCTGTCCTCAAATCAGTTGACGGATTCCGTGTTTGAGTGCTTGCCTGTCAACATCAAAAAGCTTGACCTACAAAACAATCAGATCACCAGTGTGGCCAAGGGGATGGCTGAGCTGAAATCCTTGAAAGAGCTGAACCTGGCATCAAACAGGCTGGCTGACCTGCCAGGGTGCAGTGGCTTTACGTCCCTGGAGTTCCTGAATATAGAGATGAATTTGATCCTCACCCCATCTGCCGACTTCTTCCAGAGCTGCCCACGGGTCAAGGAGCTACAAGCTGGGCACAACCCGTTTAAGTGTTCTTGTGAACTGCAAGACTTTATCCGTCTGGAGAGGCAGTCTGGACGGAAGCTGTTTGGCTGGCCGGCGGCATACACGTGCGAGTACCCGGAAGACTTGCAAGGAACGCAGCTGAAGGACTTCCACCTGACTGAACTGGCTTGCAACACGATGCTCTTGCTTgtgacagctctgctgctgacgCTGGTGCTGGTGGGTGTCGTGGCCTTTCTGTGCATCTACCTGGATGTGCTGTGGTACGTGCAGATGACGTGGCAGTGGACGCAGACAAAGCGGAGAGCTTGGCACAACCACCCCGAAGAGCAGGAGAGAGTTCTGCGGTTCCACGCGTTCATTTCCTACAGCGAGCGTGATTCGTTGTGGGTGAAGAACGAGCTGATCCCAAAcctggagaagggggagggCGGTATCCAACTGTGCCAGCACGAGAGAAACTTCATCCCTGGCAAGAGCATTGTGGAGAACATCATTAACTGCATTGAGAAGAGCTACAAGTCGATCTTTGTGTTGTCTCCTAACTTTGTGCAGAGTGAGTGGTGTCACTATGAGCTGTACTTTGCCCATCACAAATTATTCAGTGAGAATTCCAACAGCTTAATCCTCATTTTACTGGCGCCGATCCCTTCGTATGTTATCCCTGCGAGGTATCACAAGCTGAAGGCTCTCATGGCAAAGCGGACGTACCTGGAGTGGCCGAAGGAGAGGAGCAAGCATGCTCTTTTCTGGGCTAACCTGAGGGCAGCTATTAGCATTAACTTGCCAATATCCTTTGAAGCAAATGAGGAGCAGAATCATATTACTTCTACTGGTAGTGTAAGTCAGTATGTGAATAACTGA
- the LOC104041712 gene encoding toll-like receptor 1, producing the protein MRSLRNFFLYKCLFALTFWNHISLSVENELFTSISNGFPEDGSDKKIKTLPLLYTNSHQSKANFDWVVIQNTTESLSLSEITNGNLKKLVALLSNFRQDSRLQNLTLTNVAADWNAIMDIFQTVWHSSIEYFNIISVTQLSDITAYNFNYSGTSMKALTMKKVKIEDLYFIQDDLYRIFADMNIAALTIAESKIIHMVCPSSDSPFRYLNFSKNDLTDLLFQKCDKLINLETLILKKNKFVSLSKVSFMTSRMKLLKYLDMSNNLLSHAAADVQCQWAESLTELDLSSNQLTDSVFECLPVNIKKLDLQNNQITSVAKGMAELKSLKELNLASNRLADLPGCSGFTSLEFLNIEMNLILTPSADFFQSCPRVKELQAGHNPFKCSCELQDFIRLERQSGRKLFGWPAAYTCEYPEDLRGTQLKDFHLTELACNTMLLLVTALLLTLVLVGVVAFLCIYLDVLWYVQMTWQWTQTKRRAWHNHPEEQERVLQFHAFISYSERDSLWVKNELIPNLEKGEGGVQLCQHERNFIPGKSIVENIINCIEKSYKSIFVLSPNFVQSEWCHYELYFAHHKLFSENSNSLILILLAPISPCIIPARYHKLKALMAKRTYLEWPKERSKHALFWANLRAAISINLPMAD; encoded by the coding sequence atgagATCTCtcagaaacttttttctttacaagtGTCTGTTTGCATTAACTTTTTGGAACCATATCAGCCTGTCTGTGGAAAACGAACTCTTTACATCTATTTCTAATGGTTTTCCAGAAGACGGTTCtgacaaaaaaatcaagacCCTGCCACTCCTGTATACAAATAGTCATCAGTCCAAAGCTAATTTTGATTGGGTTGTGATACAAAATACTACAGAAAGCCTGTCACTGTCAGAAATCACAAATGGCAATCTAAAAAAATTAGTAGCTTTATTATCTAATTTCAGACAAGACTCCAGGCTACAAAATCTGACACTGACAAATGTGGCAGCAGACTGGAATGCTATTATGGACATTTTTCAAACTGTATGGCACTCATCCATCGAATACTTCAATATTATCAGTGTAACACAATTGTCGGACATCACAGCCTATAACTTTAACTATTCAGGTACCTCTATGAAAGCACTGACaatgaagaaagttaaaattGAAGATCTGTACTTCATACAGGATGACCTATACAGAATATTTGCAGACATGAACATTGCAGCCTTGACAATAGCTGAATCAAAGATAATACATATGGTGTGTCCTTCGTCTGACAGTCCCTTTAGATACTTAAATTTTTCAAAGAATGATTTAACAGatcttctttttcaaaaatgtgACAAATTAATTAATCTGGAGACATTAATCTTGAAGAAGAATAAATTTGTGAGCCTTTCCAAGGTAAGCTTCATGACCAGCCGTATGAAATTGCTGAAATATTTGGACATGAGCAACAACTTGCTGAGTCACGCTGCAGCTGATGTGCAATGCCAGTGGGCTGAGTCTCTGACAGAGTTGGACCTGTCCTCAAATCAGTTGACGGATTCCGTGTTTGAGTGCTTGCCTGTCAACATCAAAAAGCTTGACCTACAAAACAATCAGATCACCAGTGTGGCCAAGGGGATGGCTGAGCTGAAATCCTTGAAAGAGCTGAACCTGGCATCAAACAGGCTGGCTGACCTGCCAGGGTGCAGTGGCTTTACGTCCCTGGAGTTCCTGAATATAGAGATGAATTTGATCCTCACCCCATCTGCCGACTTCTTCCAGAGCTGCCCACGGGTCAAGGAGCTACAAGCTGGGCACAACCCGTTTAAGTGTTCTTGTGAACTGCAAGACTTTATCCGTCTGGAGAGGCAGTCTGGACGGAAGCTGTTTGGCTGGCCGGCGGCATACACGTGCGAGTACCCGGAAGACTTGCGAGGAACGCAGCTGAAGGACTTCCACCTGACTGAACTGGCTTGCAACACGATGCTCTTGCTTgtgacagctctgctgctgacgCTGGTGCTGGTGGGTGTCGTGGCCTTTCTGTGCATCTACCTGGATGTGCTGTGGTACGTGCAGATGACGTGGCAGTGGACGCAGACAAAGCGGAGAGCTTGGCACAACCACCCCGAAGAGCAGGAGAGAGTTCTGCAGTTCCACGCGTTCATTTCCTACAGCGAGCGTGATTCGTTGTGGGTGAAGAACGAGCTGATCCCAAAcctggagaagggggagggCGGTGTCCAACTGTGCCAGCACGAGAGAAACTTCATCCCTGGCAAGAGCATTGTGGAGAACATCATTAACTGCATTGAGAAGAGCTACAAGTCGATCTTTGTGTTGTCTCCTAACTTTGTGCAGAGTGAGTGGTGTCACTATGAGCTGTACTTTGCCCATCACAAATTATTCAGTGAGAATTCCAACAGCTTAATCCTCATTTTACTGGCACCCATCTCTCCGTGTATTATCCCTGCGAGGTATCACAAGCTGAAGGCTCTCATGGCAAAGCGGACGTACCTGGAGTGGCCGAAGGAGAGGAGCAAGCATGCCCTTTTCTGGGCTAACCTGAGGGCAGCTATTAGCATTAACCTACCAATGGCTGATTGA